From the genome of Paludisphaera rhizosphaerae, one region includes:
- a CDS encoding phosphoribosyltransferase, translated as MSRQVFRDRREAGRVLAESLSKYAGRSDVLVLGLPRGGVPVAYEAAHALGAPLDVFLVRKLGVPGHEELAFGALASGGVRLLNRDVVEALRIQPQVVEAVTKMEATELGRRERQYRDDRPAPEVRDRTVILIDDGLATGASMRAAVAALKRMGPARVVVAVPVAARQTVDEMSHEVDEIVCARTPEPFQAVGLWYADFSQTSDAEVSELLRQAEREQEAARTASR; from the coding sequence TCCGCGATCGGAGAGAGGCGGGGCGAGTCCTCGCCGAGTCTCTTTCGAAATACGCCGGACGTTCCGACGTGTTGGTTCTGGGGCTGCCGCGCGGCGGCGTGCCGGTGGCGTATGAGGCGGCCCACGCCCTGGGAGCGCCGCTCGACGTGTTCCTGGTCCGCAAGCTCGGCGTACCGGGTCATGAGGAGCTGGCCTTCGGCGCATTGGCGTCGGGGGGCGTTCGGCTGCTGAATCGAGACGTCGTCGAGGCCCTGCGGATCCAGCCGCAGGTCGTCGAGGCGGTCACGAAGATGGAGGCGACCGAGTTGGGACGTCGCGAGCGGCAGTATCGCGACGACCGCCCCGCGCCCGAGGTGCGAGACAGGACCGTCATTCTGATCGACGACGGCCTGGCCACCGGAGCGAGCATGCGCGCGGCCGTCGCCGCGTTGAAACGAATGGGGCCGGCGAGGGTCGTGGTCGCCGTCCCCGTCGCGGCTCGTCAAACGGTTGACGAGATGTCCCACGAGGTCGACGAGATCGTTTGCGCGAGAACTCCGGAGCCGTTCCAGGCGGTCGGCCTTTGGTACGCCGACTTCAGCCAGACGAGCGACGCGGAGGTGAGTGAATTGCTTCGACAGGCGGAGCGAGAGCAAGAAGCGGCCCGGACGGCGTCCCGCTGA
- a CDS encoding dienelactone hydrolase family protein — translation MIQTIDGVQTIPVQIPAVGVMLEGDLAVPPDARGAVLFAHGSGSGRFSERNRAVAATLQAAGFATLLFDLLTAAEEREERYTRHLRFDIDLLIGRLVAATEWIERRPETVGLKLGYFGASTGGAAALGAAAERPEVAAVVSRGGRPDLTPDASLFAVQAPTLLIVGGDDRQVLALNRRTMARMRAPVALEIVPGATHLFEEPGALDQVARLAREWFETYLR, via the coding sequence ATGATTCAGACCATCGACGGCGTGCAGACGATCCCCGTCCAGATCCCCGCCGTGGGCGTCATGTTGGAGGGCGACCTGGCGGTTCCGCCGGACGCGCGCGGAGCGGTCCTGTTTGCGCACGGCAGCGGCAGCGGCCGGTTCAGCGAACGCAACCGAGCCGTCGCCGCGACGCTCCAGGCGGCGGGGTTCGCCACCCTGCTGTTCGACCTGCTCACGGCGGCCGAGGAACGCGAAGAACGATACACCCGCCATCTGCGGTTCGACATCGACCTGCTGATCGGCCGGCTGGTGGCCGCGACCGAGTGGATCGAACGTCGTCCGGAGACGGTCGGCCTGAAGCTCGGCTACTTCGGGGCGAGCACCGGCGGCGCTGCGGCCCTGGGGGCGGCGGCTGAGCGTCCCGAGGTCGCCGCCGTCGTCTCGCGCGGCGGTCGACCCGACCTCACGCCCGACGCCTCGCTGTTCGCGGTCCAGGCGCCGACGCTGCTGATCGTCGGCGGCGACGACCGCCAGGTGCTGGCCCTGAACCGACGGACCATGGCCCGGATGAGGGCCCCCGTCGCCCTGGAGATCGTCCCCGGGGCGACCCATCTCTTCGAAGAACCGGGCGCTCTGGATCAGGTCGCCCGGCTGGCTCGCGAGTGGTTCGAGACCTATCTCCGGTAA
- a CDS encoding erythromycin esterase family protein → MASMTRLSRAEAPPSPALVAEVQGLARPLRGPADLDPLLERIGDARYVLLGEASHGTSEFYTWRSQISRRLIVEKGFSFIAVEGDWPDCYQVDQFVKGRGPAGETARDVLHGFERWPTWMWANEEVVELVEWLRSHNAAQPSARRVGLYGLDVYSLWDSLYAIMGYLQRKEPSALPAAWEAFRCFEPYGEDVQEYARASRFVPNSCEDEVVDLLQELRRRSGPSSAGESEDDREARFVAEQNGLVLQNAEAYYRAMVRGGPDSWNLRDSHMVETLDRLMLQHGPDARAIVWEHNTHIGDARFTDMAEQGEYNVGQLVRERHGDDGVVLVGFGSHRGRVIAGRRWEAPMESMVVPRAREGSWEDVVHRAVGRDAILVFKPDRASPEIMEPRGHRAIGVVYRPEYEHLGNYVPTILPRRYDAFLHLEETHALHPLSGVRVEERGETPETFPSGV, encoded by the coding sequence ATGGCTTCCATGACGCGCCTTTCGCGGGCGGAGGCGCCGCCGTCGCCCGCACTCGTCGCCGAGGTTCAGGGGCTGGCCCGCCCGCTGCGGGGGCCCGCCGACCTGGACCCCCTGCTGGAACGGATCGGCGACGCCCGCTACGTCCTGCTGGGAGAAGCCTCGCACGGCACGTCCGAGTTCTACACCTGGCGCTCCCAGATCAGCCGCCGCTTGATCGTCGAGAAAGGCTTCTCGTTCATCGCCGTCGAGGGGGACTGGCCCGACTGCTATCAGGTCGACCAGTTCGTCAAGGGCCGCGGCCCGGCCGGCGAAACCGCCCGCGACGTGCTCCACGGCTTCGAGCGATGGCCGACCTGGATGTGGGCCAACGAGGAGGTCGTCGAGCTGGTCGAGTGGCTCCGGAGTCACAACGCCGCACAGCCCTCCGCGCGCCGCGTCGGCCTCTACGGCCTGGACGTCTACAGCCTATGGGATTCGCTCTACGCGATCATGGGCTACCTCCAGCGCAAGGAGCCCTCGGCCCTGCCGGCCGCGTGGGAAGCCTTCCGTTGTTTTGAACCCTACGGCGAAGACGTGCAGGAATACGCCCGCGCCTCGCGGTTCGTCCCCAACTCCTGCGAGGACGAGGTCGTCGATCTGCTCCAGGAGCTGCGTCGTCGGTCTGGACCGTCGTCGGCTGGAGAATCCGAGGATGATCGCGAAGCCCGGTTCGTCGCCGAGCAGAACGGCCTGGTGCTCCAGAACGCCGAGGCTTACTACCGAGCCATGGTCCGGGGAGGACCCGATTCCTGGAACCTCCGCGACAGTCACATGGTTGAAACCCTGGATCGGTTGATGCTCCAGCACGGCCCGGACGCGCGGGCGATCGTCTGGGAGCACAACACCCACATCGGCGACGCCCGATTCACCGACATGGCCGAGCAGGGCGAGTACAACGTCGGGCAGCTCGTCCGCGAACGCCACGGCGACGACGGGGTCGTGCTCGTCGGCTTCGGCTCGCACCGAGGGCGCGTGATCGCCGGTCGACGTTGGGAGGCTCCGATGGAGAGCATGGTCGTCCCCCGCGCCCGCGAGGGGAGCTGGGAAGACGTCGTCCATCGGGCCGTCGGCCGTGACGCGATTTTGGTCTTCAAGCCGGACCGCGCGAGCCCCGAGATCATGGAGCCTCGCGGCCACCGCGCCATCGGCGTCGTCTATCGGCCGGAGTACGAGCACCTGGGCAACTACGTCCCCACGATCCTGCCGCGACGTTACGACGCCTTCCTCCATCTGGAGGAGACTCACGCGTTGCACCCGCTGTCCGGCGTCCGCGTGGAAGAGCGAGGCGAGACGCCCGAGACCTTCCCCTCAGGCGTCTGA
- a CDS encoding porin family protein, whose protein sequence is MGRANFCRFVAALGLALASAVQAIGQTPTTPPIPSGAVPPSAGLATDADILSELRQLRAEVAEARQLKAQVEILQRQLQGISVGGGGGAPAGVAGPGGDGRNWGGFGSPLTAAEEGRGGFNGLPNRYQSGAFGPDTGEPPDADRYPLKGRYKFHHDATGPNGGGGYFSFSTDDDEFSLNVTSQLTLDGTFFDRANMPTNEQNFNSPFTRMYFYGNITKDWSYQVGTQAFLGTYNLLDMFVAWHINKYVNMRVGKGLTPPLYEYYAFSPALEPVITNSPLFQLAAKRPFGVMFNGTLFDNRMQWWSGVTNSATSLYGDLNRNVEYNGAVDFTPFRGDAWKDSHFEGLGGGVGFSAGDNHYKLDQTSIAFTNNGEATTNPSFVTVVGLPWYVYNQNVWADGMRSRVAPHVYWFGRFSVLAEMMNFSRELTDGVNRGRSTQWAYYVNASYYLTGERDFMGSGFQGYAVTEPLRPFIPSRGQYGPGAWQIAAQWSEFNAGRGDIDRGFADPTRSTERMDSFMTGMNWWPNKYTRVSFDYVWTWFNNPIPLVGPGYVDQYNTFWMRFAMFF, encoded by the coding sequence GTGGGACGCGCCAATTTCTGTCGGTTCGTCGCCGCCCTCGGGCTGGCGCTGGCGTCGGCGGTGCAGGCCATAGGCCAGACCCCCACGACGCCGCCGATACCGTCAGGCGCGGTTCCTCCAAGCGCGGGGCTCGCCACCGACGCCGATATTCTTTCCGAGCTGCGGCAGCTCCGCGCCGAAGTCGCCGAGGCCCGCCAGCTTAAGGCTCAGGTCGAGATACTCCAGCGCCAACTTCAGGGCATCAGCGTGGGCGGCGGCGGCGGTGCCCCAGCCGGCGTCGCCGGCCCTGGCGGCGACGGCCGCAATTGGGGCGGTTTCGGTTCGCCGTTGACGGCGGCCGAGGAAGGCAGAGGCGGGTTCAACGGCCTCCCCAATCGGTATCAGTCCGGCGCCTTCGGCCCCGACACGGGCGAGCCGCCCGACGCCGACCGTTATCCCCTGAAGGGACGCTACAAGTTCCACCATGACGCCACAGGCCCCAACGGCGGCGGCGGGTACTTCAGCTTCAGCACCGACGACGACGAGTTCTCGCTCAACGTCACCAGCCAGCTCACCCTGGACGGCACCTTCTTCGACCGCGCCAACATGCCCACCAACGAGCAGAACTTCAACAGCCCGTTCACTCGTATGTACTTCTACGGGAACATCACCAAGGACTGGAGCTATCAGGTCGGCACCCAGGCTTTCCTGGGCACCTACAACCTTCTCGACATGTTCGTGGCCTGGCATATCAACAAGTACGTCAACATGCGCGTCGGTAAGGGACTGACGCCGCCCTTGTACGAGTATTACGCCTTCTCCCCGGCGCTGGAGCCGGTGATCACGAACTCGCCCCTGTTTCAGTTGGCGGCCAAGCGGCCTTTCGGCGTCATGTTCAACGGCACCTTGTTCGACAACCGGATGCAGTGGTGGTCGGGCGTGACCAACTCCGCGACCTCGCTGTACGGCGACCTCAATCGGAACGTCGAGTACAACGGCGCCGTCGACTTCACGCCCTTCCGCGGCGACGCCTGGAAGGACTCGCACTTCGAGGGTCTGGGCGGCGGCGTTGGGTTCTCGGCAGGGGACAACCACTACAAGCTGGACCAGACGAGCATCGCCTTCACGAACAACGGCGAGGCGACGACGAACCCCAGCTTCGTCACGGTCGTCGGCCTCCCCTGGTACGTCTACAACCAGAACGTCTGGGCCGACGGCATGCGGTCGCGGGTCGCGCCGCACGTCTACTGGTTCGGCCGCTTCAGCGTCCTGGCGGAGATGATGAACTTCAGCCGCGAGCTGACCGACGGCGTCAATCGCGGCCGGTCGACTCAGTGGGCCTATTACGTGAACGCCTCGTACTACCTGACCGGCGAGCGCGATTTCATGGGCAGCGGCTTCCAGGGCTACGCGGTCACGGAGCCCTTGCGGCCGTTCATCCCCAGCCGCGGCCAGTACGGCCCCGGCGCCTGGCAAATCGCCGCGCAGTGGTCCGAGTTCAACGCCGGTCGCGGCGACATCGACCGCGGCTTCGCCGACCCCACGCGTTCGACGGAGCGAATGGACAGCTTCATGACCGGCATGAACTGGTGGCCCAACAAGTACACCCGCGTGAGTTTCGACTACGTCTGGACCTGGTTCAACAACCCGATCCCGCTCGTCGGCCCTGGATACGTCGACCAGTACAACACCTTCTGGATGCGGTTCGCGATGTTCTTCTGA
- a CDS encoding urea transporter translates to MQAFKPSSAVARYFDLAILRGVGQIMFQGHAGTGVCFLAGIALASPIMLLGAVLGALIGPMTARVAGFDKDQIEQGLFGFNSTLVGLATLFFLKPAGLTFTLLVLGCIASTFITWLAMRFLPFPAYTGPFVVSTWILLVIAHAIAGNSLDVSPASEAVAPGGFIEQVLRGEAEVMLGANVVTGILFLVGIALSDVWHAGMALLGSIVGTAMADYHGDPTQAISIGIYGYNAALAAMAMFLKRKSLTLPILAALIATGMTEFFPKSLGVPALTGPFVAASWLMLAVIWLEDRLFGEARWFSRP, encoded by the coding sequence ATGCAAGCGTTCAAGCCCTCCTCGGCTGTCGCCCGGTATTTTGACCTGGCGATTCTGCGGGGCGTCGGACAGATCATGTTCCAGGGGCACGCCGGTACGGGCGTTTGCTTCCTGGCGGGGATCGCCCTGGCCTCGCCGATCATGCTCCTGGGAGCTGTGCTTGGCGCCTTGATCGGACCGATGACGGCTCGCGTTGCGGGATTCGACAAGGATCAGATCGAGCAGGGGCTGTTCGGGTTCAACTCGACGCTCGTCGGTCTGGCCACGCTCTTCTTCCTGAAGCCGGCGGGACTGACGTTCACCCTGCTGGTCCTGGGTTGCATCGCCTCGACGTTCATCACCTGGCTGGCGATGCGGTTCCTGCCGTTCCCGGCCTACACGGGCCCCTTCGTCGTGTCGACGTGGATCTTGCTCGTCATCGCCCACGCGATTGCGGGGAACTCGCTCGACGTCTCCCCCGCGTCGGAGGCCGTCGCGCCGGGGGGCTTCATCGAGCAAGTTCTGCGGGGCGAGGCCGAGGTCATGCTGGGGGCGAACGTCGTCACGGGGATTCTGTTCCTCGTCGGGATCGCCCTGAGCGACGTTTGGCACGCCGGCATGGCTCTTCTGGGCTCGATCGTCGGCACCGCCATGGCCGACTATCACGGCGATCCGACGCAGGCGATCTCGATCGGAATCTACGGTTACAACGCGGCCCTGGCGGCGATGGCGATGTTCCTGAAGCGAAAGTCGCTCACGTTGCCGATCCTGGCGGCGTTGATCGCGACCGGGATGACGGAGTTCTTTCCGAAGTCGCTGGGCGTCCCGGCGCTGACGGGGCCGTTCGTGGCCGCGTCGTGGTTGATGCTGGCGGTGATCTGGCTTGAGGATCGACTGTTCGGAGAGGCTCGCTGGTTTAGCAGGCCGTAA
- a CDS encoding urease subunit gamma: MHLTPREIEKLLIHQLADVALKRKAKGLKLNHPESMAIICAAALEGAREGKTVEEVMKDAATVLTREDVMEGVAEMIPFVQLEAIFTDGSRLVTVHDPIK, translated from the coding sequence ATGCACCTGACACCCCGAGAGATCGAGAAGCTGCTGATCCATCAGCTCGCCGACGTGGCGCTGAAGCGGAAGGCGAAGGGCCTGAAGCTCAACCACCCGGAGTCGATGGCCATCATCTGCGCCGCCGCCCTCGAAGGCGCGCGCGAGGGGAAGACCGTCGAGGAAGTGATGAAGGACGCGGCGACCGTCCTGACGCGCGAGGATGTGATGGAAGGGGTCGCGGAGATGATCCCCTTCGTGCAACTGGAAGCGATCTTCACCGACGGCAGCCGCCTGGTCACCGTGCACGACCCGATCAAGTGA
- the ureB gene encoding urease subunit beta encodes MSKSKKAEPESKEPEVELPTGPGVQFEHHHEAAPQAPRGAKEAPVGGLILKHVSIELNAGRPTVTIKVRNTGDRPIQVGSHFHFFEVNRYLEFDRRKAFGRRLDVPATTAVRFEPGDEKEVTLVPMGGKQFCYGFNNLVDGWTGDGPNPDYRPNEDAGVRRVKEQGFKSTKS; translated from the coding sequence ATGTCCAAATCGAAAAAAGCCGAACCCGAGTCGAAAGAACCTGAAGTCGAGCTCCCGACCGGCCCAGGCGTCCAGTTCGAACATCACCACGAGGCGGCGCCGCAGGCTCCTCGGGGGGCGAAGGAGGCGCCGGTCGGCGGCCTGATCCTCAAGCACGTCTCGATCGAGCTGAACGCCGGCCGCCCGACGGTGACGATCAAGGTTCGCAACACGGGCGATCGTCCGATCCAGGTCGGCTCGCATTTTCACTTCTTCGAGGTCAACCGTTACCTCGAGTTCGATCGCAGGAAGGCGTTCGGCCGCCGTCTGGACGTCCCGGCGACGACCGCCGTCCGCTTCGAGCCGGGCGACGAGAAGGAAGTGACGCTCGTGCCGATGGGGGGCAAGCAGTTCTGCTACGGCTTCAACAACCTGGTCGACGGCTGGACGGGGGACGGGCCCAACCCGGACTATCGGCCCAACGAGGATGCCGGCGTCCGGCGGGTGAAGGAACAGGGATTCAAGTCGACCAAGTCGTGA
- a CDS encoding urease subunit alpha: protein MSKITRQQYADLFGPTVGDKIRLGDSDLYIEIERDLRTYGDELVCGGGKTLRDGMGSDNQLTQESGCLDLVITNVTVLDPILGVLKADVGVRNGRIVGIGKAGNPSTMDGVTPGLSTGVATDAISGEHLILTAAGMDTHIHYICPQQVWAALSNGTTTFWGGGVGPTDGTNGVTSTNGPWNLEMMLRSVEGLPINFGFQGKGNSSGAAPLIEQIRGGAAGFKIHEDYGTTPAAIRSCLAVADEYDVSVAVHTDTLNESGFVEDSIAAFDGRTIHTYHSEGAGGGHAPDLLKVVGQPNVLPSSTNPTLPCGVNSVAELFDMIMVCHNLNPKIPSDVAFAESRVRAETIVAESVLHDMGAISIIGSDSQAMGRAGENFLRAFQTADAMKKARGPLPEDASGNDNFRVLRYLAKVTLNPCITAGISSTLGSIAPGKLADLVLWEPAFFGAKPKLVLKGGMIVWANMGDPNASLPTPQPMMYRPMFGAFGSALARTCVTFVSRAAHDLNIKEKYGLQRIVEPVSTTRVLTKHHMVRNDFLPKIEVDPQTFAVKVDGVHATVTPPKTISLNQLYFFC from the coding sequence GTGTCCAAGATCACGCGACAGCAGTACGCCGATCTCTTTGGTCCGACAGTCGGCGACAAGATCCGGCTTGGGGACAGCGACCTCTACATCGAGATCGAGCGGGACCTCCGCACCTACGGCGACGAGTTGGTCTGCGGCGGCGGCAAGACGCTCCGCGACGGCATGGGCTCGGACAACCAGCTCACGCAGGAGTCGGGCTGCCTCGACCTGGTCATCACCAACGTCACGGTTCTGGATCCCATCCTGGGCGTGCTCAAGGCGGACGTCGGCGTTCGCAACGGGCGGATCGTGGGGATCGGCAAGGCGGGGAACCCCAGCACGATGGACGGGGTCACTCCCGGCCTGAGCACCGGCGTAGCCACCGACGCCATCAGCGGCGAGCACCTGATCCTCACCGCCGCGGGGATGGACACCCACATTCACTACATCTGCCCCCAGCAGGTCTGGGCGGCGCTCTCCAACGGGACGACCACGTTCTGGGGGGGCGGCGTGGGGCCGACCGACGGCACGAACGGCGTGACCTCGACCAACGGCCCCTGGAACCTGGAGATGATGTTGCGGTCCGTCGAGGGCCTGCCGATCAACTTCGGCTTCCAGGGCAAGGGGAACAGCAGCGGTGCCGCGCCGCTGATCGAGCAGATCCGCGGCGGGGCCGCCGGGTTCAAGATTCACGAGGACTACGGGACCACCCCGGCCGCGATCCGGTCCTGCCTGGCGGTCGCCGATGAGTACGACGTGAGCGTCGCCGTTCACACCGACACGCTCAACGAGTCGGGCTTCGTCGAGGATTCGATCGCGGCGTTCGACGGACGGACGATCCACACGTACCACTCCGAGGGCGCCGGCGGCGGTCACGCCCCCGACTTGCTCAAGGTGGTGGGCCAACCCAACGTGCTCCCCAGCTCGACCAACCCGACGCTCCCCTGCGGGGTGAATTCGGTGGCTGAGCTGTTCGACATGATCATGGTCTGCCACAACCTCAACCCCAAGATCCCCTCAGACGTTGCCTTCGCCGAGAGCCGCGTTCGCGCCGAGACGATCGTCGCCGAGAGCGTCCTGCACGACATGGGCGCCATCTCGATCATCGGCAGCGACTCGCAGGCGATGGGCCGCGCTGGGGAGAACTTCCTCCGCGCCTTCCAGACGGCCGACGCGATGAAGAAGGCCCGCGGCCCGCTCCCCGAGGACGCCTCCGGCAACGACAACTTTCGGGTGCTCCGCTATCTGGCCAAGGTCACGCTCAACCCGTGCATCACCGCCGGGATCTCCAGCACTCTGGGGTCCATCGCCCCCGGCAAGCTGGCCGACCTGGTCCTCTGGGAGCCGGCCTTCTTCGGGGCCAAACCCAAGCTGGTGCTCAAGGGCGGTATGATCGTTTGGGCCAACATGGGCGACCCCAACGCCTCGCTCCCGACGCCCCAGCCGATGATGTATCGGCCGATGTTCGGCGCCTTCGGTTCAGCTCTGGCCCGCACCTGCGTCACTTTCGTCTCCCGCGCGGCGCACGATTTGAACATCAAGGAGAAGTACGGCCTGCAGCGCATTGTGGAGCCGGTCTCGACGACGCGGGTGCTGACCAAGCATCACATGGTCCGCAACGATTTCCTGCCGAAGATCGAGGTCGACCCGCAGACGTTCGCCGTGAAGGTGGACGGCGTCCACGCCACTGTGACGCCGCCCAAGACGATCTCGCTGAACCAACTGTATTTCTTCTGCTGA
- the ureE gene encoding urease accessory protein UreE (involved in the assembly of the urease metallocenter; possible nickel donor) produces MILIEKPLGNERDPSWAQLLEDAVIDTLDLDQWQAQKSRMRLKTEAGVEVAIALDRNTHLRDGDVLAWDEPNLTAIVARVSLKEVMILKLDGLLGLPPEELARACVELGHALGNQHWPAVVKGTSVFVPLTVDQKVMESVMRTHAFEGITPEFAPGAEIIPHLAPHEARRLFGGAESTPHSHVPANIDEP; encoded by the coding sequence ATGATCCTTATCGAGAAGCCGCTCGGCAACGAGCGGGACCCTTCGTGGGCCCAACTGCTGGAAGACGCCGTGATCGACACGCTCGACCTGGACCAGTGGCAGGCCCAGAAGAGCCGAATGCGGCTGAAGACCGAGGCGGGCGTGGAGGTGGCGATCGCCCTTGATCGCAACACCCACCTGCGCGACGGCGACGTCCTGGCCTGGGACGAACCCAACCTGACCGCCATCGTCGCGCGGGTGAGCCTGAAGGAAGTCATGATCCTGAAGCTCGACGGCCTGCTGGGCCTTCCTCCGGAGGAACTCGCGAGGGCGTGCGTCGAGTTGGGCCATGCCTTGGGGAACCAGCACTGGCCGGCCGTGGTCAAGGGGACGTCCGTGTTCGTGCCGTTGACCGTGGATCAGAAGGTGATGGAATCGGTGATGAGGACCCACGCGTTTGAGGGGATCACCCCCGAGTTCGCCCCGGGGGCCGAGATCATCCCGCACCTGGCCCCGCATGAGGCCCGTCGCCTCTTCGGCGGGGCTGAGTCCACGCCGCATTCTCACGTCCCGGCGAATATCGATGAACCCTGA
- a CDS encoding urease accessory protein UreF — protein MRVLQFGDSLLPVGAFSFSNGLETAVEIGVVHDVETLRAFVRAAVEQAATSDGVAVLATHRAVSVGDITGVDRADRAVFDRKLNEEMRTMTVRMGRKLAEMAARVLGPSTPSDWLDRIKAGATPGCLPIGQALVFAALGLSERDAFAVHQYGLATMMINASLRLMKIHYLDAQAVLFEVDADAEEAYWRVAKLGLDDMAAFAPGFDVLASLHVRAHVRMFMN, from the coding sequence ATGCGGGTCCTCCAGTTCGGCGATTCGCTGCTGCCTGTCGGGGCGTTCTCGTTCTCGAACGGGCTGGAGACCGCGGTGGAAATCGGCGTGGTGCACGACGTCGAGACGCTTCGCGCGTTCGTGCGCGCGGCCGTCGAGCAAGCGGCCACGTCGGACGGCGTGGCCGTGCTGGCGACGCATCGCGCGGTTTCGGTCGGCGACATTACGGGCGTCGACCGGGCCGATCGGGCGGTGTTCGACCGCAAGCTGAACGAGGAGATGCGGACGATGACCGTCCGGATGGGCCGCAAGCTCGCTGAGATGGCCGCACGCGTCCTCGGCCCGTCGACCCCCTCCGACTGGCTCGATCGCATCAAGGCCGGCGCGACGCCCGGCTGCCTGCCCATCGGTCAGGCCCTGGTCTTCGCGGCGCTCGGCCTCTCTGAACGCGACGCCTTCGCCGTTCATCAGTACGGGCTGGCGACGATGATGATCAACGCCTCGCTGCGGCTGATGAAGATCCACTATCTGGACGCGCAGGCGGTCCTCTTCGAGGTCGACGCCGACGCTGAAGAGGCTTACTGGCGAGTCGCGAAGCTGGGGCTCGACGATATGGCGGCCTTCGCGCCAGGGTTCGACGTCCTGGCCTCGCTGCACGTTCGGGCCCACGTCCGCATGTTCATGAATTGA
- the ureG gene encoding urease accessory protein UreG gives MAKKITRIGVGGPVGSGKTAIIEAITPRLLDLGSRVLIITNDVVTTEDAAHVRRTLKGVLVEERILGVETGACPHTAVREDPSMNLAAVEDMEARFPDSDVVLIESGGDNLTLTFSPALVDFFIYVIDVAAGDKIPRKNGPGITRSDILVINKTDLAPYVGASLKVMEDDSRLMRKGRPFVFTNCKTGEGIEELIDLIRENVLFDLPTEKAAK, from the coding sequence ATGGCGAAGAAGATCACGCGGATCGGCGTCGGCGGCCCGGTCGGCTCGGGGAAGACGGCGATCATCGAGGCGATCACGCCGAGGCTTCTGGACCTGGGCTCGCGCGTCCTCATCATCACCAACGACGTCGTCACCACCGAGGACGCCGCGCACGTTCGGAGGACGCTCAAGGGCGTGCTCGTGGAGGAGCGGATCCTCGGCGTTGAGACCGGCGCCTGCCCGCACACAGCCGTCCGCGAGGATCCTAGCATGAACCTCGCGGCCGTCGAGGACATGGAGGCCCGGTTCCCCGACTCGGACGTCGTCCTGATCGAGAGCGGCGGCGATAACCTCACGCTCACGTTCAGCCCGGCGCTCGTCGATTTCTTCATCTACGTCATCGACGTCGCCGCCGGCGACAAGATCCCCCGCAAGAACGGGCCGGGGATCACGCGGTCGGACATCCTCGTCATCAACAAGACCGACCTCGCGCCGTACGTCGGAGCCAGCCTCAAGGTCATGGAGGACGACTCGCGGCTGATGCGCAAGGGCCGTCCGTTCGTCTTCACCAACTGCAAGACGGGCGAGGGGATCGAGGAACTCATCGACCTGATTCGCGAGAACGTCCTGTTCGATCTTCCTACCGAGAAGGCCGCGAAGTGA
- a CDS encoding urease accessory protein UreD, translated as MIPAPELAPYLDEPAQLPSGGFGKNAKLLLRFERRGERSILAAMERRAPLLVQKALYCDEGMPSLPVVFIISNAGGILQGDRYAMDFSAGPGSCGHITTQAGTKIHEMDANHASQTQEITLDENAYLEYIPEPTIPFARSRFLTRTRVRIAPTATLLYAETLLGGRKHYRDGELFRFDLFSSTVAAERPDGSSLFVEKFIIDPARSPVARPGVMQGFDVFGNVLLLTPPAIADVVANQAAFGWNETEGWAAGVGRLPNDAGLVYKVVGRDSAIVRTKIRHFWSIVRPAVNGHVVPPEFAWR; from the coding sequence ATGATCCCCGCTCCCGAACTGGCCCCGTACCTCGACGAGCCGGCGCAGCTCCCCAGCGGCGGGTTCGGCAAGAATGCGAAGCTCCTCCTGCGCTTCGAGCGTCGGGGCGAGCGTTCGATCCTCGCCGCCATGGAACGCCGCGCGCCTCTGCTGGTGCAGAAGGCCCTTTATTGCGACGAGGGGATGCCCAGCCTGCCGGTCGTCTTCATCATCAGCAACGCGGGGGGCATCCTCCAGGGGGATCGCTACGCGATGGACTTTTCCGCCGGCCCGGGCTCGTGTGGGCACATCACGACGCAGGCGGGCACCAAGATCCACGAGATGGACGCCAACCACGCGAGCCAGACCCAGGAGATCACGCTCGACGAGAACGCCTATCTGGAGTACATCCCCGAGCCCACCATCCCGTTCGCCCGCTCACGCTTTCTGACCAGGACGCGGGTTCGGATCGCCCCCACGGCGACGCTCCTCTACGCCGAGACCCTCCTGGGCGGCCGGAAGCACTACCGCGACGGCGAGCTGTTCCGCTTCGACCTCTTCTCGTCGACCGTCGCCGCCGAGCGGCCCGATGGGTCGAGCCTTTTCGTCGAGAAGTTCATCATCGACCCCGCGCGCTCGCCCGTCGCGCGACCGGGCGTGATGCAGGGCTTCGACGTCTTCGGCAACGTCCTGTTGCTGACGCCCCCCGCCATCGCCGACGTCGTGGCGAACCAGGCCGCCTTCGGCTGGAACGAGACTGAAGGCTGGGCCGCCGGCGTCGGCCGCCTGCCCAACGACGCAGGGCTCGTCTACAAGGTTGTCGGCCGCGACTCGGCTATTGTCCGGACAAAAATCCGCCACTTCTGGTCGATCGTCCGTCCGGCGGTCAACGGACACGTCGTGCCGCCGGAGTTCGCGTGGAGGTAG